A single region of the Paenibacillus sp. genome encodes:
- a CDS encoding TetR/AcrR family transcriptional regulator, producing METKGEFHDRKTKMTRSRIKQALISLIGETNYAGITITDISERANVNRATFYAHYRDKDQVLDEIVSMFLDGLMDKFDTPRTTDIFTHILEHVSLMKALLSDKHLKDRFHKQMSQALKRAYSERLTLLTANDEKMSSETEVYNTYAGSATLGMIEFWYKDDFRLSPAYMAEQITGIAAQRPHRYLDTLIYIERTIERKPKVSDRRIERTRLLLQNALLTLLREKSFGDITVQEISKRADVHRVTFYAHYNDKETLVEDITRKTLADLIEWMHDAIERKSRLSYARNECLSTLLAFFTFITTHSDLFYLALNDNKIPGFRAAMFDALQVYFARGLAKAHTQYSSIHPEIYSHYIASALLGVVDHWLSDGMRYSPSHMAEILTEIINKIPQKTIYHRSY from the coding sequence GTGGAAACTAAAGGGGAGTTTCATGACCGGAAAACGAAAATGACGCGCAGCCGCATCAAGCAAGCGTTGATTTCGCTGATCGGCGAAACGAACTATGCCGGCATCACGATCACTGACATCTCCGAACGGGCAAACGTCAACCGAGCCACCTTCTATGCTCATTATCGAGACAAGGATCAAGTTCTCGATGAAATCGTATCCATGTTCTTAGACGGCTTAATGGATAAATTCGATACTCCTCGCACGACGGACATTTTCACGCACATCCTGGAACACGTTTCGCTAATGAAAGCATTGCTCTCGGATAAACATTTAAAAGATCGTTTCCACAAACAAATGTCGCAGGCTCTCAAAAGGGCTTATTCCGAAAGGCTGACGCTCCTAACCGCCAATGACGAGAAGATGTCAAGCGAGACGGAGGTGTACAACACTTACGCCGGCTCGGCCACATTGGGGATGATCGAATTTTGGTATAAAGACGATTTTCGCCTGTCTCCCGCCTACATGGCGGAGCAAATTACCGGTATCGCCGCCCAAAGACCCCATCGGTACTTGGATACTTTGATTTACATCGAAAGAACGATCGAAAGAAAACCGAAGGTGAGCGACCGAAGAATCGAACGAACGCGACTGCTGCTGCAAAACGCGTTGCTAACCCTGCTGCGAGAGAAGAGCTTCGGCGATATTACCGTACAGGAAATTTCGAAACGAGCCGACGTCCACCGCGTGACGTTCTATGCGCATTACAACGACAAGGAAACGCTCGTCGAAGACATTACCCGAAAGACGCTTGCGGACTTGATCGAATGGATGCATGACGCCATAGAGCGCAAGTCGCGCCTGTCTTACGCCCGGAACGAATGTTTGTCCACGCTGCTTGCATTCTTTACCTTCATCACCACTCATTCCGATCTCTTTTACCTCGCATTGAACGACAATAAAATACCTGGGTTTCGCGCCGCGATGTTCGATGCCTTGCAAGTCTATTTCGCAAGGGGTCTCGCCAAAGCGCACACGCAATACAGCTCTATTCACCCGGAGATTTATAGCCATTATATCGCTTCGGCGCTGCTGGGCGTGGTAGACCATTGGCTCAGTGACGGAATGCGTTATTCCCCCAGCCATATGGCTGAAATTTTAACGGAAATCATCAACAAAATTCCCCAAAAAACGATCTATCATCGCTCGTATTAA
- a CDS encoding four-carbon acid sugar kinase family protein: MDAMMTDRGGAKGARRLLCFYGDDFTGSTDVLEALYRGGFRTVLFLEPPTPELLEEGRFRDVECFGVAGVGRSLTPEEMERELPPVFRTLRSANAAVVHYKVCSTFDSSPRVGSIGKAAELGRGTFGGGRFVPVVAGVPYLGRYTVFGNHFAAADGAVHRLDRHPTMSRHPVTPMAEADLRRHLALQTELRIGLVDVLDQSGSAESVRARLEALLARDKPELVLFDVLDDERLRKVGRLIWEEASRVGDGDSLFAIGSSGIEYALAEAMAESAGHSGRAAAGGDAGAVGAGDAAPTDRLLVVSGSCSPATERQIARALEAGYVGLRVPAGELAHPGLRDAAVRRLRAEAAAALDAGRSVLLYSALGPGDEAIAAARAELAALGLRAEDSSRVLGSALGALARELVAAAGLTRLLIAGGDTSGYVARELGVYALECKAALTPGAPLCAAYSADPVFDGLELVLKGGQIGGPDFFEEVRLGKSVGSSGVQV; encoded by the coding sequence ATGGACGCCATGATGACGGATCGGGGCGGCGCGAAAGGAGCGCGCCGCTTGTTGTGCTTTTACGGGGACGACTTTACCGGATCGACGGACGTGCTGGAGGCGCTCTACCGCGGCGGGTTCCGCACGGTGCTGTTTCTGGAGCCGCCGACGCCGGAACTTCTTGAGGAAGGGCGGTTCCGCGACGTCGAATGCTTCGGCGTCGCCGGCGTCGGGCGGTCGCTGACGCCGGAGGAGATGGAGCGGGAGCTGCCGCCCGTCTTCCGGACGCTCCGCTCCGCGAACGCGGCCGTCGTGCACTACAAAGTGTGCTCGACGTTCGATTCGTCGCCGCGCGTCGGCAGCATCGGGAAAGCGGCGGAGCTCGGGCGCGGGACGTTCGGCGGCGGACGGTTCGTGCCCGTCGTCGCGGGCGTCCCGTATTTGGGCCGGTATACGGTGTTCGGCAATCATTTCGCGGCGGCGGACGGCGCCGTTCATCGGCTGGACCGGCATCCGACGATGTCCCGGCACCCCGTGACGCCGATGGCGGAAGCCGATCTGCGCCGGCATCTCGCGCTGCAGACGGAGCTGCGCATCGGCCTCGTCGACGTGCTGGATCAATCGGGCTCTGCGGAGAGCGTGCGGGCGCGGCTCGAGGCGCTGCTGGCGCGGGATAAGCCGGAGTTGGTGCTGTTCGACGTGCTGGACGACGAACGGCTGCGCAAGGTCGGCCGGCTGATATGGGAGGAAGCGAGCCGCGTCGGGGACGGGGACTCCTTGTTCGCGATCGGCTCGTCCGGCATCGAGTACGCGCTCGCCGAAGCGATGGCCGAGTCGGCCGGGCATTCGGGGCGCGCGGCTGCCGGCGGCGACGCCGGGGCTGTCGGCGCGGGCGACGCCGCGCCGACCGACCGGCTGCTGGTCGTGTCCGGCAGCTGTTCCCCCGCGACGGAGCGGCAAATCGCGCGCGCGCTCGAGGCGGGCTACGTCGGCCTGCGCGTGCCGGCGGGCGAGCTCGCGCATCCCGGCCTCCGGGACGCGGCCGTTCGCCGGCTGCGGGCCGAAGCGGCCGCGGCGCTGGACGCCGGGCGCAGCGTCCTGCTGTACTCGGCCCTCGGGCCGGGCGACGAGGCGATCGCCGCGGCGCGCGCCGAGCTGGCCGCGCTCGGGCTGCGCGCCGAGGACAGCAGCCGGGTGCTCGGCTCGGCGCTCGGCGCCTTGGCCCGGGAGCTGGTCGCGGCTGCGGGACTGACGCGGCTGCTCATCGCCGGCGGCGACACCTCCGGGTACGTCGCTCGGGAGCTCGGCGTCTACGCCTTGGAATGCAAGGCGGCGCTCACGCCGGGCGCTCCGCTATGCGCGGCGTATTCCGCCGACCCCGTATTCGACGGGCTGGAGCTGGTGCTCAAGGGCGGGCAGATCGGCGGCCCCGACTTCTTCGAGGAGGTCCGGTTAGGGAAGTCGGTTGGCAGTTCCGGAGTCCAAGTCTAA
- a CDS encoding ribulose-bisphosphate carboxylase large subunit family protein, whose translation MSRNERVIATYLVETPYSLERAAAVIAGEQSTGTFTAVPGETDRLKELHGAVVEGIEELEPLDAPTLPGAKPPSGHDGLYRRGLVRVSFPLHNFGPSIPNLMSAVAGNLYELRELSGLRLEDLELPPSFAAAYRGPKFGAAGTRKLVDVYDRPILGTIVKPSIGLSPEELGQLVEKLARAGLDFMKDDELNANPPFAPLEAKVKAVTEAVERAADATGRKLMYAFNITGEIGELKRNHDLVVRSGGTCVMVSILSIGLAGLAYLNEFSEVPIHGHRNQWGMLTRSPALGMSFTAYQKLCRLAGADHLHVNGLNSKFYESNESVVRSIRACATPMFGGYETMPVVSSMQWAGTAHATYEALRSVDLMHLAGGGMLAHPDGPAAGFESMRLAWEAAVQGIPLEAHAASHPALRRAIEKYGKG comes from the coding sequence ATGAGCAGGAACGAGCGCGTCATCGCGACGTATTTGGTCGAGACGCCGTACTCGCTTGAGCGCGCGGCCGCCGTCATCGCCGGCGAGCAATCGACGGGGACGTTCACCGCCGTCCCCGGCGAGACGGACCGGCTGAAGGAGCTGCACGGCGCCGTCGTGGAGGGGATCGAGGAGCTGGAGCCGCTGGACGCGCCGACGCTGCCGGGGGCGAAGCCGCCCTCCGGCCACGACGGCTTGTATCGCCGCGGGCTCGTTCGCGTATCGTTCCCGCTGCATAACTTCGGCCCGTCGATCCCGAATCTGATGTCGGCCGTGGCGGGCAATCTGTACGAGCTGCGGGAGCTGTCGGGTCTTAGGCTGGAAGATTTGGAGCTGCCGCCTTCTTTCGCCGCCGCGTACCGGGGGCCGAAGTTCGGCGCGGCGGGCACGAGGAAGCTGGTCGACGTGTACGACCGGCCGATCCTCGGCACGATCGTGAAGCCGAGCATCGGGCTGTCGCCGGAGGAGCTCGGGCAGCTCGTCGAGAAGCTGGCGCGGGCCGGGCTCGACTTCATGAAGGACGACGAGCTGAACGCGAACCCGCCGTTCGCCCCTTTGGAGGCGAAGGTGAAGGCGGTGACGGAAGCGGTGGAGCGCGCCGCGGACGCCACCGGTCGGAAGCTGATGTACGCGTTCAACATCACGGGGGAGATCGGCGAGCTGAAGCGGAACCACGATCTGGTCGTCCGCTCGGGCGGCACGTGCGTCATGGTGAGCATTCTGAGCATCGGCCTCGCCGGTCTCGCGTACTTGAACGAGTTCAGCGAAGTGCCGATCCACGGCCATCGCAACCAGTGGGGCATGCTGACCCGCTCGCCGGCGCTCGGCATGTCGTTCACGGCGTACCAGAAGCTGTGCCGGTTGGCCGGCGCGGATCATCTGCACGTGAACGGATTGAACAGCAAATTTTACGAATCGAACGAATCGGTCGTCCGGTCGATCCGCGCGTGCGCGACGCCGATGTTCGGCGGCTACGAGACGATGCCGGTCGTGTCGTCGATGCAGTGGGCCGGCACGGCGCACGCGACGTACGAGGCGCTGCGCAGCGTCGACCTGATGCATCTGGCGGGCGGCGGCATGCTCGCGCATCCGGACGGCCCGGCCGCGGGCTTCGAGAGCATGCGGCTCGCTTGGGAGGCCGCCGTGCAGGGCATCCCGCTCGAGGCGCACGCCGCCTCGCATCCCGCGCTGCGCCGGGCGATCGAGAAATACGGGAAGGGCTGA
- a CDS encoding aspartate/glutamate racemase family protein codes for MEKQKTVAAVYTGQGLAEPLKAVFQELLPDVRLVNIIDDSLIGDVVRAGHIPPSVARRLVGYYHSAEELGADVILNTCSSVGEVADDARRLIGVPIVKIDDAMAAQAAAQYDRIAVLATLPSTLEPTMRLIQRHADAAGRSVALVDGLAAGAFDALVSGRPEEHDRLLLETAVRVAAEADVLVLAQGSMARMEQKLREAIGKPVLSSPRLGVERVKAVLEGLA; via the coding sequence ATGGAAAAGCAAAAAACCGTCGCAGCCGTTTATACCGGGCAGGGCTTGGCGGAGCCGCTCAAGGCGGTGTTCCAGGAGCTGCTGCCGGACGTTCGACTGGTTAACATTATCGATGACAGCTTGATCGGCGACGTCGTGCGCGCGGGGCATATCCCGCCGTCCGTCGCCCGCCGGCTCGTCGGCTATTATCACAGCGCGGAAGAGCTGGGCGCCGACGTCATTTTGAATACGTGCTCGTCGGTCGGCGAGGTCGCCGACGACGCGCGGCGGCTCATCGGCGTACCGATCGTCAAGATCGACGACGCGATGGCGGCGCAGGCCGCGGCGCAGTACGACCGCATCGCCGTGCTCGCGACGCTGCCGTCGACGCTGGAGCCGACGATGCGGCTCATTCAGCGTCACGCCGACGCCGCGGGCCGTTCCGTCGCTTTGGTCGACGGCCTTGCGGCTGGCGCGTTCGACGCGCTCGTGTCCGGGCGGCCGGAGGAGCACGACCGGCTGCTGCTCGAAACCGCGGTGCGCGTCGCGGCGGAAGCCGACGTGCTCGTGCTCGCGCAGGGCTCGATGGCGCGTATGGAACAGAAGCTTCGCGAAGCGATCGGTAAGCCTGTGCTCTCCTCGCCGCGCCTTGGCGTAGAGCGCGTGAAAGCGGTGCTGGAGGGGTTGGCATGA
- a CDS encoding response regulator, translating into MRKTMIVDDERWVRQGLIQLIPWERFGLELSGEAADGVEGYEEALRVKPDILFLDMRMPGLDGRQLLGMLNRDLPDTITIVVSGYSDFEYTREAIRNRAFEYLLKPVKKEELHAVLEKAVAELDERDRRERRASLDHREEWLRRVLFRPSDADAAEPAPPPAGELPAWWSVGRTLAIAGLPDAFGNGGCIGELLRSVRDRLEKEKPFLFEGRWDFFATAAPTETGEFVLALAAEKPDEAGLQRLGALLQQLSKQLEGAPSFSFGVGGWKSAAELRQAYREARVALLHRPLHAFGALLGYPPSPSAGGAYPTEAEHSFLLALQTGNPGVAAEYFDALFARLTTPGSTVDSMQRGANVLLHSIEKQLREGGARFDAVAGKSPAACAEAIARRNDPDSLRALFEKELLPALLAHYNRSGEKQGDRIVREVEKWIAAHYDQPLSMQTISAMHYMNPDYLSRLFKKSTGRNFVDYLTDVRIEKAKALMKLETYKNYEIAQMVGYEDYRYFSQIFKKKTGMTIGEFRESAAARGKPEELGAPRS; encoded by the coding sequence ATGCGGAAAACGATGATCGTCGACGACGAACGATGGGTGCGTCAAGGGCTGATCCAGCTCATTCCGTGGGAGCGGTTCGGACTCGAGCTGTCCGGCGAAGCGGCGGACGGCGTCGAAGGCTACGAAGAAGCGCTGCGCGTGAAGCCGGACATTCTCTTCTTGGATATGCGGATGCCGGGCCTCGACGGGCGGCAGCTGCTCGGCATGCTGAACCGCGACTTGCCGGACACGATCACGATCGTGGTCAGCGGCTATTCGGACTTCGAATATACGCGGGAGGCGATCCGGAACCGGGCGTTCGAATATTTGCTGAAGCCCGTGAAGAAGGAGGAGCTTCACGCCGTGCTCGAGAAGGCGGTCGCCGAGCTCGACGAGCGGGATCGCCGCGAGCGGCGGGCTTCCCTCGATCACCGGGAGGAGTGGCTGCGGCGCGTCCTGTTCCGCCCGAGCGACGCGGACGCCGCCGAGCCCGCGCCGCCCCCGGCCGGCGAGCTGCCCGCCTGGTGGTCCGTCGGGCGCACGCTCGCGATCGCCGGACTGCCGGATGCGTTCGGTAACGGCGGCTGCATCGGCGAGCTGCTCCGCTCGGTCCGGGACCGGCTCGAGAAGGAGAAGCCGTTCCTCTTCGAAGGACGGTGGGACTTCTTCGCGACCGCCGCGCCGACCGAGACCGGGGAGTTCGTGCTCGCCCTGGCCGCGGAGAAGCCGGACGAAGCCGGCCTTCAGCGGTTGGGCGCGCTGCTGCAGCAGCTCTCGAAGCAGCTCGAAGGCGCGCCGTCCTTCAGCTTCGGCGTAGGCGGCTGGAAAAGCGCCGCGGAGCTGCGGCAGGCGTACCGCGAGGCGCGCGTCGCCCTGCTGCATAGGCCGCTGCACGCGTTCGGCGCGCTGCTGGGCTATCCGCCTTCGCCGTCCGCCGGGGGCGCGTATCCGACGGAAGCGGAGCATTCGTTCTTGCTCGCGCTCCAAACGGGCAACCCGGGCGTGGCGGCCGAATATTTCGACGCGCTGTTCGCCCGGCTGACGACGCCCGGCTCGACCGTCGATTCGATGCAGCGCGGCGCGAACGTGCTGCTGCATTCGATCGAGAAGCAGCTGCGGGAGGGGGGCGCCCGGTTCGACGCCGTGGCGGGCAAGTCTCCCGCCGCCTGCGCCGAAGCGATCGCGCGGAGGAACGATCCCGACTCGCTGCGGGCGCTGTTCGAGAAGGAGCTGCTGCCGGCGCTGCTCGCGCATTACAACCGCTCGGGAGAGAAGCAGGGGGATCGCATCGTGCGCGAGGTGGAGAAATGGATCGCCGCGCACTACGATCAGCCGTTGTCGATGCAGACGATTTCCGCCATGCATTACATGAACCCGGATTACCTCAGCCGGCTGTTCAAGAAGTCGACCGGGCGCAACTTCGTCGATTATTTGACGGACGTGCGCATCGAGAAAGCGAAAGCGCTGATGAAGCTGGAAACCTACAAAAATTACGAAATCGCCCAGATGGTAGGGTACGAGGATTACCGGTACTTCAGTCAAATTTTCAAAAAGAAAACCGGCATGACGATCGGCGAATTCAGGGAATCCGCCGCCGCACGCGGCAAACCCGAGGAGCTAGGAGCGCCGCGATCCTAG
- a CDS encoding carbohydrate ABC transporter permease, with translation MTANRMRLLALETIAILCALVILVPFLLILINSFKDIRESALFQLTLPSSWQFENYLEVFKTGNIVRGFKNSILISGLTVFCVNLFASMAAFVIQRRDTKFVRAVFYMFILGLIVPVSIVPTIKLMGDLHIKGTYFSLVMYYTAVLLPFAVFLLVGFMKSIPRELDEAALLEGCGFFRLYWSIVLPLLVTVLITVTIVVMVSVWNDFFGPFYLMTDSTKWTIVMQVFNFVTMYSTNWGVVFAFMVMVVTPVLVVYLLLQRYIIDGLTAGSLKG, from the coding sequence GTGACGGCGAATCGCATGCGGCTTCTCGCGCTGGAGACGATCGCGATATTGTGCGCGCTCGTCATTCTCGTCCCGTTCCTGCTCATTCTGATCAACTCCTTCAAGGACATTCGGGAGTCGGCGCTTTTCCAGCTGACGCTGCCGTCTTCGTGGCAGTTCGAAAATTACTTGGAGGTGTTCAAGACCGGGAACATCGTCCGCGGGTTTAAAAACAGCATTTTGATCTCCGGCCTGACCGTGTTTTGCGTCAACCTGTTCGCGTCCATGGCGGCGTTCGTCATTCAGCGCAGGGATACGAAGTTCGTGCGGGCCGTGTTTTACATGTTCATCCTGGGTCTCATCGTGCCCGTCTCGATCGTGCCGACGATCAAGCTGATGGGAGATCTCCATATCAAAGGCACGTATTTCAGCCTTGTGATGTACTACACGGCCGTGCTGCTGCCGTTCGCCGTCTTCCTGCTCGTCGGCTTTATGAAATCGATTCCGCGAGAGCTCGACGAAGCGGCGCTGCTGGAGGGCTGCGGATTTTTCCGGCTGTACTGGAGCATCGTGCTGCCGCTGCTCGTCACGGTGCTCATTACGGTCACGATCGTGGTGATGGTGTCGGTGTGGAACGATTTCTTCGGGCCGTTCTATCTCATGACGGACAGTACGAAATGGACGATCGTCATGCAGGTGTTTAATTTCGTGACGATGTACAGCACGAACTGGGGCGTCGTGTTCGCCTTTATGGTCATGGTCGTGACGCCGGTATTGGTCGTGTACTTGCTGCTTCAACGCTATATCATCGATGGATTGACCGCGGGCTCCCTGAAGGGGTGA
- a CDS encoding sugar ABC transporter permease yields MGGYRYPLYFLFPALAVFLLFFMTPTAIGVYYSFTDWNINADEIKFIGWDNYAALFQEPRLKTALQNTLVFAACVTVLQNVVGLALALVMNEALKTKNVLRTIFFMPYVIAPLVIGYIFRAIYHPEHGIVNRFLHGIGLSTLAQDWLNDPKYALFSIIVTDIWKVAGFAMVVYLAGLQFIPKDLTESASIDGANYWSRFRHIVFPLLAPAFTVNVLLSMISSMKVFEMVMALTEGGPGYTTEVFYTYIRSMFSSGEFGYATAVNLVLFALVTLVGVPVLMAMKKREVEM; encoded by the coding sequence ATGGGCGGGTATCGATATCCGTTGTACTTTTTGTTTCCCGCGCTCGCGGTGTTTCTGCTGTTCTTCATGACGCCGACCGCGATCGGAGTGTACTACAGCTTTACGGATTGGAACATTAACGCAGACGAAATCAAATTTATCGGATGGGACAATTACGCGGCGCTCTTCCAAGAGCCCCGGCTCAAAACGGCCCTGCAAAACACGCTGGTGTTCGCGGCGTGCGTCACGGTGCTGCAAAACGTCGTCGGCCTCGCCCTCGCGCTCGTGATGAACGAGGCGTTGAAAACGAAAAACGTGCTTCGCACCATTTTCTTTATGCCTTACGTCATCGCTCCGCTCGTGATCGGCTACATTTTCCGGGCGATTTACCATCCCGAGCACGGCATCGTCAACCGGTTTCTTCACGGCATCGGCCTGTCTACGCTCGCGCAGGACTGGCTGAACGATCCGAAGTACGCGCTGTTTTCCATCATTGTGACAGATATCTGGAAGGTGGCCGGGTTCGCGATGGTCGTGTATCTGGCCGGCCTGCAGTTCATTCCTAAAGATTTAACGGAAAGCGCTTCGATCGACGGAGCGAATTACTGGAGCCGCTTCCGCCACATCGTATTCCCGCTGCTCGCGCCGGCGTTCACCGTCAACGTGCTGCTGTCGATGATCAGCTCGATGAAGGTGTTCGAAATGGTCATGGCGCTGACGGAAGGCGGACCGGGCTACACGACCGAAGTGTTTTACACGTACATCCGCAGCATGTTCAGCTCCGGCGAATTCGGGTATGCGACGGCGGTCAACCTCGTGCTGTTCGCGCTCGTGACGTTGGTCGGCGTTCCGGTGCTCATGGCGATGAAGAAAAGGGAGGTGGAGATGTGA
- a CDS encoding ABC transporter substrate-binding protein, with the protein MKQVKLVFLLLIVLAVGFVAGCGGGAGGDTNASTAPAASDGGQAKESAPAPAPEPEKKKDPVTLTFVIANTVDATPYNKIFEEYTKQTGNKIELQALPGGDFDNMMKTRFSTGDFPDLFLMQPGTKQNIKLRAEETLYEWSGEAGVWDRVLPNIKEFQTTTDGKIYGVPFGATGMMGVYYNKDVFAQVGVEPPKNYADFLEIAKKIKAAGITPIYEGVKDGWPPQIFYLTGWVSYVDQEIGPDGVKKLDTNQLKLADIPAVRDLFAKSKELKELGLYQDNTLAGTFDEMQNLMGEGKVAMAFMLDGIIPQLEKKFGKEFVTNSIGFFPFPSATDEGTALLTPPNQLMIPKDAKNAEAAVELVKFMVSPEMVDLYYATNPGIPIFKDAKSTLYPVQETVQTFIDAGKAQINVQNRLSPTFADLQKTLQTFFINGDIDAAIQEFSANYEKDGKAKRLPGFE; encoded by the coding sequence ATGAAACAAGTCAAACTGGTATTTTTGCTGCTCATCGTCCTTGCCGTCGGCTTCGTAGCCGGCTGCGGCGGCGGCGCGGGGGGAGATACGAACGCATCGACCGCGCCCGCGGCGTCGGACGGCGGCCAAGCCAAGGAGTCGGCCCCGGCGCCGGCGCCGGAACCGGAAAAGAAAAAGGATCCGGTCACGCTGACCTTCGTCATCGCGAACACGGTCGACGCGACGCCGTACAACAAAATTTTCGAAGAGTACACGAAGCAAACCGGCAACAAGATCGAACTGCAAGCGCTGCCGGGCGGCGATTTCGACAACATGATGAAAACGCGGTTCTCTACCGGCGACTTCCCGGATTTGTTCCTGATGCAGCCGGGCACGAAGCAGAACATCAAGCTGCGCGCGGAAGAGACGCTGTACGAATGGTCCGGCGAAGCCGGCGTTTGGGATCGCGTGCTGCCGAACATTAAAGAGTTCCAGACGACGACCGACGGGAAAATTTACGGCGTGCCGTTCGGCGCGACGGGCATGATGGGCGTGTATTACAACAAAGACGTCTTCGCGCAGGTCGGCGTCGAGCCGCCGAAAAACTACGCGGATTTCCTCGAGATCGCGAAGAAAATCAAAGCCGCAGGCATTACCCCGATCTACGAAGGCGTGAAGGACGGCTGGCCGCCGCAAATTTTCTACTTGACGGGCTGGGTGTCCTACGTCGACCAAGAAATCGGGCCGGACGGCGTCAAGAAGCTGGACACGAATCAGCTGAAGCTCGCGGACATCCCCGCGGTTCGGGACTTGTTCGCGAAGTCCAAAGAGCTTAAGGAGCTTGGGTTGTACCAAGACAACACGCTCGCCGGCACGTTCGACGAGATGCAAAACCTGATGGGCGAAGGCAAAGTCGCGATGGCGTTCATGCTGGACGGCATCATCCCGCAGCTGGAGAAGAAATTCGGGAAAGAGTTCGTCACGAACAGCATCGGCTTCTTCCCGTTCCCGTCCGCGACGGACGAAGGCACGGCGCTGCTGACGCCGCCGAACCAGCTGATGATTCCGAAAGACGCGAAAAACGCCGAAGCGGCCGTCGAGCTCGTCAAGTTCATGGTGTCCCCGGAAATGGTGGATCTGTACTACGCGACGAATCCGGGCATTCCGATTTTCAAAGACGCCAAGAGCACGTTGTACCCGGTGCAGGAGACGGTGCAGACGTTCATCGACGCAGGCAAAGCGCAGATCAACGTGCAAAACCGGCTGTCCCCGACGTTCGCCGACCTGCAGAAGACGCTGCAGACGTTCTTCATCAACGGCGACATCGACGCAGCGATTCAAGAGTTCTCCGCGAACTACGAGAAGGACGGCAAAGCGAAGAGACTGCCCGGCTTCGAATAA